A genome region from Salvia splendens isolate huo1 chromosome 19, SspV2, whole genome shotgun sequence includes the following:
- the LOC121779124 gene encoding uncharacterized protein LOC121779124 has translation MITLYENVLYSINGVDKWPKSSDGGFELAPPRTKRHRGRPKKLRREEPLIRLHANGGESLRRTFVMRCRLCGQEGHNRRTCNNDPRTDARTEVGESSQQSGSRTTDGSNFPESSNNRQREEPNVSDPGPSTQTRARTQPQRCGRRGDQD, from the exons ATGATAACCCTGTACGAGAATGTCCTTTACTCAATCAATGGGGTGGACAAATGGCCCAAGAGTTCTGATGGTGGATTCGAACTGGCGCCCCCGAGGACAAAGCGACACCGTGGACGACCGAAGAAACTGAGGCGTGAGGAGCCCCTGATTCGTCTTCATGCCAACGGAGGTGAGTCACTGCGACGAACCTTCGTCATGAGATGTCGCCTGTGCGGGCAGGAAGGTCATAACAGGAGGACATGCAACAATGATCCTCGGACAGATGCTCGTACTGAAGTTGGGGAGAGTTCACAGCAAAGTGGGTCGCGTACGACAGATGGGAGTAACTTCCCCGAATCGTCAAACAATCGCCAACGCGAAGAG CCTAATGTTTCGGATCCGGGGCCTAGCACTCAGACCAGGGCCAGGACTCAGCCTCAGCGCTGTGGCCGCCGCGGTGATCAAGATTGA